GTTTCGTTAAATCGCGGAGAAGTGCGGCGATCGCTCTCGGCTGAAGCAGGTTGGCAGCCTGGATGGGATTTAGCTGGAATCATTGAAACCCCAGCAGCAGATGGTTCCAGTCCTCCTGTTGGAACGCGAGTGGTCGGGTTTGTGCGATCGGGTGCCTGGAGTGAGTTGGTAGCGGTGCCGACGAATGCGATCGCTCCCCTACCCGATGCGGTTTCCTTTGCTCAAGCAGCAACCTTACCTGTGGCAGGATTAACGGCATACCATGCGCTCAAGCAGGGCGGATTGCTGCTGGGGAAATCAGTCTTGGTAACAGGGGCATCAGGGGGAGTGGGCAACTTTGCAATTCAACTGGCACATTTGTCGGGTGCAACGGTGATCGCTCACGTTCGCCGACCGGAGCAGGAAGCCTTGATGAAAGCAGCAGGCGCACAAACTGTTGTCATTGCAGAAGATTTGCCCTTAGAGAGCGAATATGCCCCTTATGATCTGGTGATTGAATCTGTAGGTGGCAAAACGCTTTCAGCAGCATTGGGAGCAGT
The DNA window shown above is from Trichocoleus sp. and carries:
- a CDS encoding zinc-binding dehydrogenase, translating into MSKIRAVVVEPNTPERWVLKEVDLPTPASNEAVVRVAAVSLNRGEVRRSLSAEAGWQPGWDLAGIIETPAADGSSPPVGTRVVGFVRSGAWSELVAVPTNAIAPLPDAVSFAQAATLPVAGLTAYHALKQGGLLLGKSVLVTGASGGVGNFAIQLAHLSGATVIAHVRRPEQEALMKAAGAQTVVIAEDLPLESEYAPYDLVIESVGGKTLSAALGAVAPDGTVVLFGTSGGNEVTFDAQRFYGVSSGASLYALILFHELKREPASVGLQRLLRLVADGQLNPHISVEASWTQIADLAQQLLDRRFPGKAVLHL